A DNA window from Ranitomeya imitator isolate aRanImi1 chromosome 2, aRanImi1.pri, whole genome shotgun sequence contains the following coding sequences:
- the LOC138665356 gene encoding zinc finger protein 271-like isoform X2, with protein MEEWEYIEGHKDLYKDTVMENHPLHTTSDKSSKGNPVDEFPNSQYSLDYTAEDLSQTHQHEGSLIIKIEDFDDEDDTCFTDMEHSSDNITDDITDGSSKRDPPETCSSPLCPKNDLDEDLNALEDHQGDDLLNIKVEVVDEEEDMCCIADPQCKEEEEEIPVFIDIDGHSKDQFLSPGCVEDTDITQNSTERNTFSCMECGKWFVHKLDLVKHQEIHNGKKPFLCPDCGKGFARKANLVQHQRTHTGEKPFLCSLCGKCFSQKSGLLGHQKTHTGEKPFSCSKCSKCFTQKSCLIEHQKIHTGERPFSCSNCEKSFIHKSDLVRHYRIHTGERPFSCTECGKCFTQKQDLAKHEKIHSGEKPFSCLDCRRCFTLKSDLVKHQRIHTGEKLFSCSDCGKCYTQKSGLVDHQKMHTGEKPFSCLDCGKRFTKKSSLVDHQRTHTGKPFSCLECGKTFNRKSSLVEHQILHTGEKPYKCLECEKGFNQKWGLVEHQKIHRGEKPFSCLECGKCFTQKSGLVDHQKTHTGEKPYSCLDCSKCFTRKSVLAEHQRIHTGEKPFSCLECGKCFSKKSVFVDHQKIHTTTKRFSCLECGRGFNRKLDLIEHQRSHTGEKPLVCLECGKCFSKKSVLVDHKKIHTRMKHFSCLECGKIFSNKSVFAEHQRIHIEEKPVLCQNPENDTSNDQTI; from the exons atggaggagtgggagtatatagaaggacacaaggatctgtacaaggACACAGTTATGGAGAATCATCCACTTCACACAACTTCAG ATAAATCCAGTAAGGGAAATCCAGTAGATGAATTTCCTAATTCTCAGTATTCCCTGGACTATACAGCTGAAGATCTCTCACAGACTCATCAG CATGAAGGTTCCCTTATTATAAAAATAGAAGATTTCGATGATGAAGACGACACATGTTTTACGGACATGGAACATTCTTCTGATAAcatcactgatgacatcactg ATGGATCCAGTAAGAGAGATCCACCGGAAACATGCTCCAGCCCGCTGTGTCCAAAAAATGATCTAGATGAAGATCTTAATGCTTTGGAGGATCATCAG GGTGATGATTTGCTTAATATTAAAGTTGAAGTTGTCGATGAAGAAGAAGACATGTGTTGTATAGCTGATCCTCAGTgtaaagaagaggaagaagaaattCCTGTATTTATTGATATAG ATGGTCACAGCAAAGATCAATTTTTATCCCCTGGTTGTGTTGAAGATACAGATATTACTCAAAATTCTACGGAAAGAAATACATTTTCATGCATGGAATGTGGGAAATGGTTTGTACACAAATTAGATCTGGTTAAGCATCAAGAAATTCACAATggaaaaaaaccatttttgtgtccGGACTGTGGGAAAGGCTTTGCCAGAAAAGCAAATTTAGTTCAGCACCAGAGAacacacactggggagaagccatttttatgttctctTTGTGGGAAATGCTTCAGCCAGAAGTCAGGACTCCTAGGGCATCAAAAAACCCACACGGGtgaaaaaccattttcatgttcaaaatgtagCAAATGCTTCACCCAGAAGTCATGTCTTATTGAACATCAGAAAATTCATACCGGGGagaggccattttcatgttcaaacTGTGAAAAAAGTTTTATCCATAAATCAGATCTTGTGAGACATTACAGAATTCATACAGGAGAAAGGCCATTTTCATGCACtgagtgtggaaaatgttttacccagaagcAAGATCTTGCTAAACATGAAAAAATTcactcaggggagaagccattctccTGTTTGGATTGTAGAAGATGTTTTACTCTAAAATctgatcttgttaaacatcagagaatacaCACAGGAGAGAAACTGTTTTCTTGTTCAGACTGTGGAAAATGCTATACCCAGAAATCAGGGCTTGTTGACCATCAGAAAATGCACaccggggagaagccattttcatgtttggacTGCGGTAAACGATTTACAAAGAAATCAAGTCTTGTGGATCATCAGAGAACGCACACAGGGAAACCATTTTcttgtttggaatgtgggaaaactTTTAATAGAAAATCATCTCTTGTTGAACATCAGAtacttcacacaggggagaagccctacAAATGTTTGGAATGTGAGAAAGGTTTTAATCAAAAGTGGGGTCTTGTTGAGCATCAAAAAATTCATAGAGGAGAGAAGCCcttttcatgtttggaatgtgggaaatgttttacccagaagtcAGGTCTTGTTGACcatcaaaaaactcacacaggagagaagccatattcatgtttggATTGTAGTAAATGTTTTACCCGGAAATCAGTTCTTGCAgagcatcagagaattcacacaggggagaagcctttttcatgtctaGAATGcggaaaatgtttttcaaaaaaatcagtttttgttgaccatcaaaaaaTTCACACGACAACAAAAcggttttcatgtttagaatgtggaagaGGTTTTAACAGGAAATTAGATCTTATTGAACATCAAaggagtcacacaggggagaagccgcttGTATGTTTGGAATGTGGCAAGTGTTTTTCAAAGAAATCAGTTCTTGTTGACCACAAGAAAATTCACACCAGAATGAAGCATTTTTCCTGTTTGGAATGTGGAAAGATTTTTTCAAACAAATCTGTTTTTGCCGAACATCAGAGAATACACATAGAGGAGAAACCAGTCCTTTGTCAAAATCCAGAAAACGATACGAGCAATGATCAAACTATTTAG